Proteins encoded together in one Streptomyces sp. NA04227 window:
- a CDS encoding NADH-quinone oxidoreductase subunit C, which translates to MTGWLTAPVEELFGEGATAEESYDVLTVDVPPERWTEALTTARDTLGCTYFDWLSAVDEPGTGFRVAAHVVALAPVRRLLVRTTVAHEAPVLPTAVGIYAGAGWHERETHEMFGVVFEGHPHLEPLLLPENFEGHPLRKDFVLAARVAKAWPGAKEPGESEHGGPKRRQMLPPGVPDPNEWGPLKGQLPPAPARPARGAGRAAGAGGAGRAAGAERAAGGAAERGARAAARGAGRAAGAGASTETGTEAGATGAAEGAPAAGRAGTERPARRARTAAEGSVSQAREIGAGNGAGAGTGAGSGTDTGSGTGGAGAGEGSGAASAGAASDAPWHQARPAFDESESSAGESGAKAEAKADAEKSDAKSDAKAADEKADAKAPETAAEKAAEEPVEKLEKADKAPEAVAEEKPAAPEPSGGGEKPPPPAPPSDGGKSGAPEAGQAEVTAPDSESRDRESRDRESRDRESTDRESKDQESTDSESTDAEDPRPTREPDPTPDPEAPGGTQ; encoded by the coding sequence GTGACCGGCTGGCTGACCGCACCCGTCGAGGAACTCTTCGGCGAGGGCGCCACGGCGGAGGAGAGCTACGACGTCCTCACCGTCGACGTCCCGCCCGAGCGCTGGACCGAGGCGCTCACCACCGCCCGGGACACCCTGGGCTGCACGTATTTCGACTGGCTGAGCGCCGTCGACGAGCCCGGCACCGGCTTCCGCGTCGCCGCGCACGTCGTGGCCCTCGCTCCGGTGCGCCGCCTCCTGGTCCGCACCACCGTCGCGCACGAGGCGCCCGTACTGCCCACCGCCGTCGGTATCTACGCGGGCGCGGGCTGGCACGAGCGCGAGACCCACGAGATGTTCGGCGTCGTCTTCGAGGGCCACCCGCACCTCGAACCGCTGCTGCTCCCCGAGAACTTCGAGGGCCACCCCCTGCGCAAGGACTTCGTCCTCGCCGCCCGCGTGGCCAAGGCCTGGCCGGGTGCCAAGGAGCCCGGGGAGTCCGAACACGGCGGGCCCAAGCGCCGTCAGATGCTGCCGCCCGGTGTCCCCGATCCCAATGAATGGGGGCCGCTCAAGGGGCAGTTGCCGCCTGCTCCGGCTCGGCCTGCCCGGGGGGCGGGGCGTGCGGCGGGTGCCGGTGGTGCGGGTCGTGCGGCCGGAGCGGAACGTGCGGCCGGTGGCGCTGCCGAGCGGGGCGCGCGGGCTGCGGCGCGGGGCGCGGGGCGTGCGGCCGGCGCGGGCGCGAGCACGGAGACGGGCACGGAGGCCGGCGCTACGGGTGCCGCCGAGGGCGCGCCCGCGGCTGGGCGCGCCGGTACCGAGCGGCCTGCGCGCCGGGCGCGGACGGCGGCCGAGGGGTCGGTCAGTCAGGCGCGGGAGATTGGCGCGGGGAACGGTGCTGGTGCCGGTACGGGCGCGGGTTCCGGTACGGACACGGGTTCCGGTACGGGCGGCGCGGGTGCTGGTGAGGGTTCGGGTGCCGCTTCGGCGGGTGCCGCGTCCGATGCTCCGTGGCACCAGGCGCGACCGGCCTTCGACGAGTCCGAGAGTTCGGCGGGGGAGAGCGGCGCGAAGGCCGAGGCGAAGGCTGACGCCGAGAAGTCCGACGCGAAGTCCGACGCGAAGGCTGCCGACGAGAAGGCTGACGCCAAGGCCCCGGAGACAGCTGCCGAGAAGGCCGCAGAGGAACCTGTCGAGAAGCTTGAGAAGGCCGACAAGGCCCCAGAGGCAGTCGCCGAGGAGAAACCGGCCGCTCCCGAGCCCTCGGGTGGTGGCGAGAAACCGCCGCCTCCTGCGCCGCCGTCCGATGGCGGAAAGTCCGGCGCACCCGAGGCGGGCCAGGCCGAAGTGACCGCCCCGGACAGCGAGTCCAGGGATCGCGAGTCCAGGGATCGCGAGTCCAGGGATCGCGAGTCCACGGACCGCGAGTCCAAGGACCAGGAGTC